Proteins encoded within one genomic window of Gloeobacter kilaueensis JS1:
- a CDS encoding FG-GAP repeat domain-containing protein, whose amino-acid sequence MVPSPGLGWPLKQSFRLWFGSLSLAATLAICAAPGQAQITFQAARSYTTDSNPTAVASGDFNGDGRPDLAVSTTGGSLSVLINNGSGGFGAPQPLQVGDFALSVAVGDLDGDGDLDIVSADYQLYTYGAGDLAVFLNNGDGTFAAARRIDARSSGAPGSVKIADLDGDGDLDLATTDSGGFFRGRDQVSVLLNNGNATFAPARTFAVGKKPLSLDVGDFDGDGDIDLATANFAANSVSVLLNNGSASFAPAVNSAVGSVPYAVKAGDLDGDGDLDLATANSGSNNVSVLLGNGNGSFTAARNFAAGRNPVALDIADLNADRKLDIVSANGDGTASVLAGKGDGTFAAARSFAAGGIPDAVLALDIDKDGKLDLVSADGAGSSVSVLIGKGDGSFPAATNFATAENPVSIAAGDLDGDGDLDLVSANLFSSITVLLGTGDGNFAAPQVFTTGYRPYAVALGDLDGDGDLDAVTANNTSPGTVSVLLGNGDGSFAAPRNFAASVRPYAVTLGDFDGDGDLDIATSTGNFPGVVSVLLGNGNGNFGAATNFTVGDGPFSIAAGDIDGDGDLDLATANFFDNTASVLLGNGNGSFANALTLPVGAGPYAVAIGDLDRDGDGDLVTANRDAASASILLSNGNGTFATARNFPAAGQPSSVVLFDLDADGDLDIATANGNFHDTNNVSVLAGSGDGNFGPSSEFAAGAGSLAVTVGDLNGDNKPDLATANANSSSVTVLLNTTVVAGAPTITNLLPRSGPVGSPVTITGTGFTGTTAVQFKGQGVRRVNAQFTVLSDSQIQATVPAGAVSGRIVVVTPAGKATSALRFRVTP is encoded by the coding sequence ATGGTACCCAGCCCTGGACTTGGATGGCCCCTCAAGCAGTCGTTTCGCCTCTGGTTTGGCAGCCTCAGCCTGGCTGCGACCCTGGCAATCTGTGCCGCTCCTGGCCAGGCACAGATCACTTTTCAGGCTGCCCGCAGCTACACGACCGACTCTAACCCGACCGCTGTGGCGAGCGGCGACTTTAATGGCGACGGCAGGCCCGACCTGGCGGTGAGTACTACGGGCGGTTCGCTCTCCGTCTTGATCAACAATGGCAGCGGTGGGTTCGGCGCACCCCAGCCGTTGCAGGTGGGTGATTTTGCCCTCTCGGTCGCCGTGGGAGACCTCGATGGCGACGGCGATCTCGATATCGTCTCAGCCGACTACCAGCTCTACACTTATGGCGCGGGCGATCTGGCCGTTTTCTTGAACAACGGCGACGGTACCTTTGCTGCCGCCCGACGCATCGACGCCCGCAGTTCGGGCGCGCCCGGTTCGGTGAAAATCGCTGATCTTGACGGCGACGGCGATCTGGATCTGGCCACCACCGACAGCGGCGGTTTTTTCAGAGGCCGCGATCAGGTCTCGGTCTTGCTCAATAACGGCAATGCCACCTTCGCCCCTGCCCGCACCTTCGCCGTCGGCAAAAAGCCCCTCTCCCTCGATGTGGGCGACTTCGACGGCGACGGGGATATTGATCTGGCAACGGCCAACTTCGCAGCCAACAGCGTCTCGGTGCTCCTCAACAACGGCAGTGCCAGCTTCGCCCCTGCCGTCAACTCAGCGGTCGGAAGCGTCCCCTACGCAGTTAAAGCAGGTGACCTCGATGGCGACGGCGATCTGGATCTGGCGACGGCCAATTCTGGATCTAACAACGTCTCGGTCCTGCTGGGCAACGGCAACGGCAGTTTCACCGCCGCCCGCAATTTTGCCGCTGGTAGAAATCCGGTAGCGCTCGATATCGCGGACCTCAACGCGGATCGCAAGCTGGATATTGTGAGCGCCAACGGCGACGGAACGGCTTCGGTACTTGCAGGCAAAGGAGATGGAACTTTCGCTGCTGCCCGTTCGTTTGCCGCCGGTGGTATTCCGGACGCGGTGCTCGCCCTCGATATCGACAAGGACGGCAAACTCGACCTGGTGAGCGCGGACGGCGCAGGTAGCAGTGTCTCAGTACTGATTGGTAAAGGAGACGGCAGTTTCCCCGCCGCCACGAACTTTGCCACAGCCGAAAATCCCGTCTCGATCGCTGCGGGTGACCTCGACGGCGACGGCGACCTCGACCTGGTGAGCGCCAATCTTTTTTCGAGCATCACAGTATTGCTGGGCACAGGCGACGGCAACTTTGCCGCTCCCCAGGTCTTTACTACTGGCTACCGGCCCTACGCCGTTGCCCTGGGCGACCTCGACGGCGACGGCGACTTGGATGCGGTGACGGCCAACAACACCAGTCCTGGAACGGTCTCGGTGCTGTTGGGGAATGGCGACGGCAGCTTCGCCGCACCCCGCAACTTTGCTGCCTCGGTGCGGCCCTACGCTGTAACCCTGGGGGATTTCGACGGCGACGGCGATCTCGACATTGCCACCTCCACCGGCAACTTCCCCGGCGTCGTCTCGGTGCTGCTGGGTAACGGCAACGGCAACTTTGGCGCAGCCACCAACTTCACGGTCGGCGATGGTCCCTTTTCGATCGCCGCCGGAGACATCGATGGGGACGGCGACCTCGACCTGGCGACGGCCAACTTCTTTGACAACACCGCATCGGTGCTGCTGGGTAACGGCAACGGCAGCTTTGCCAACGCCCTCACCCTGCCAGTTGGGGCTGGCCCCTACGCTGTAGCGATCGGCGATCTCGACAGGGACGGCGACGGCGATCTCGTCACTGCCAACCGAGACGCTGCCAGCGCCTCGATCCTGCTCAGCAACGGCAATGGCACCTTTGCAACCGCCCGCAACTTTCCGGCAGCCGGTCAGCCTTCTTCTGTGGTCCTCTTCGATCTCGACGCCGACGGCGATCTCGATATTGCGACGGCAAATGGCAATTTTCACGACACCAACAACGTCTCGGTGCTCGCAGGCAGCGGCGACGGCAATTTTGGCCCCTCCAGCGAATTTGCTGCCGGTGCAGGCTCCCTTGCCGTGACGGTGGGCGATTTGAACGGTGACAACAAGCCGGACCTCGCCACCGCCAACGCGAACAGCAGTAGCGTCACGGTGCTACTCAATACCACGGTCGTTGCCGGCGCTCCAACGATCACCAACCTCTTACCGCGCTCCGGCCCGGTCGGTAGCCCAGTGACAATCACCGGCACAGGTTTCACCGGTACCACTGCCGTCCAGTTCAAAGGGCAGGGCGTGCGCCGGGTGAACGCCCAGTTCACCGTGCTCTCCGACAGCCAGATTCAGGCCACCGTCCCCGCAGGAGCCGTTAGTGGCCGCATCGTCGTCGTCACCCCGGCGGGCAAGGCGACGAGCGCCCTCCGCTTCCGCGTCACTCCCTGA
- a CDS encoding glycosyltransferase family 4 protein, whose amino-acid sequence MSTVLVSHPTGNPFVRALLAHLAAQKKLAAFYTTLAVQPGDWYVRAAPAPLRRELLRRTYDLPVQQIRSRPWRESVRLFASRIGPRFLTAHERGWASVDAIWQDLDRRVAARLPEHRAQAVYCYEDAALETFRAAHRLGLGCCYDLPIAYWQTSRRLLEEEAQRLPEWEPTLVGTRDSEAKLERKSEELALADVVICPSRFVYDSLPESVREDKRCVVAEFGSPVLAAKKRAASETGPLRVLFAGSLSQRKGLADLFAAIRLLGRSDIELVVLGTPLLPLPFYRRQLPDFTYEAPRPHALVLQLMQSCHLLALPSIVEGRALVQQEAMVCGLPLLITPNTGGEDLIEEGRTGFLVPIRSPEKLAEKLDWFADRRAETIQMGQQARQRAMEITWKAYCEKILAVLPGL is encoded by the coding sequence ACGGGCAACCCGTTCGTGCGGGCCCTGCTTGCCCACCTGGCGGCACAAAAGAAACTCGCCGCCTTCTACACCACCCTTGCCGTCCAACCCGGCGACTGGTACGTGCGGGCCGCTCCGGCTCCTCTGCGCCGCGAACTGTTGCGCCGCACCTACGATCTACCGGTCCAGCAGATCCGCTCCCGGCCCTGGCGCGAGAGCGTGCGCCTGTTTGCCTCCCGCATCGGCCCGCGCTTTTTGACTGCCCACGAGCGGGGCTGGGCGTCGGTGGATGCGATCTGGCAGGATCTTGACCGCCGCGTTGCTGCTCGCCTCCCTGAACATCGGGCCCAGGCTGTCTACTGCTACGAGGATGCCGCCCTCGAAACCTTCCGCGCCGCCCACCGCCTTGGTCTAGGCTGCTGCTACGACCTGCCCATCGCCTACTGGCAGACCAGCCGCCGATTGTTGGAGGAGGAAGCCCAGCGCCTGCCCGAATGGGAGCCGACCCTGGTGGGCACCCGCGACTCGGAAGCCAAACTCGAGCGCAAGAGCGAAGAACTGGCCCTGGCGGACGTTGTGATCTGTCCGAGCCGGTTTGTGTACGATTCGCTGCCTGAGAGCGTGCGCGAAGACAAGCGCTGCGTCGTCGCTGAATTTGGCTCCCCGGTCCTTGCCGCAAAGAAACGGGCCGCATCTGAAACCGGACCGCTGCGGGTGCTCTTTGCCGGATCCCTCAGCCAGCGCAAGGGGCTCGCCGACCTGTTCGCTGCGATCCGGCTGCTTGGACGCTCTGACATCGAACTGGTGGTGCTGGGTACGCCCCTGCTGCCGCTCCCTTTCTACCGCCGCCAGTTGCCGGATTTTACCTACGAAGCGCCCCGGCCCCACGCCCTGGTGCTCCAACTGATGCAGAGCTGCCACCTGCTTGCCCTCCCTTCGATCGTCGAGGGCCGCGCTCTGGTCCAGCAGGAAGCGATGGTTTGCGGCCTGCCGCTTTTAATTACTCCCAACACCGGCGGCGAAGATCTGATCGAGGAGGGCCGGACCGGTTTTCTCGTCCCGATTCGCTCCCCCGAAAAGCTGGCCGAAAAGCTCGACTGGTTCGCCGACCGCCGCGCCGAGACAATTCAGATGGGCCAACAGGCGCGCCAGAGAGCAATGGAAATTACCTGGAAAGCCTACTGCGAGAAGATCCTGGCAGTCTTGCCGGGCCTGTAA